One region of Fervidobacterium sp. genomic DNA includes:
- a CDS encoding beta-galactosidase, whose protein sequence is MEIYGSDYYPEHWDESVWDEHIQLMKKYGVEWVRIGEFAWSVVEPKEGAYDFSVLDKAISKLKENGIRIILGTPTATPPAWLIRKYPEILPVDYKGQLREFGSRRHYSTNSKVYREYAMRITEEYAKRYGKEIDIWQIDNEFGCHSTTYSFNEDDRRAFIQWLKDKYKTLDNLNKSWGTVFWSQVYSDWEQIVFPINTPTFENPHQMLDIYRFMSDSSIDFMNLQISIIRKYSDKPITHNFMVDFMDIDYRKMSKILDFVSWDNYIATVDYDPLRQSANHTLMRSLKKAPFLVIEQQPGRVNWREVNENYGAEYLGMWIKQGFLNGAFGVMPFRFDQIRFGAEQYHGGLVDYAGRKTKRLEEFNRVKSETLGVLEPKREVAVYFSYENEWIHRINHVNRKFRYWDSVVEIFKSIRKLGYNVDFVFDDDDIQDYKVLIVPYAFKISNVFVEKIKKFKGMVYITCMSGLKDEQNWIVERTPQGLIEEVGIEVMDFGAVNKCSGFIFNQKIEVGYWKDEIEVFDANVIGIFEDGSPLVTEKHGRFYITGVLDEDGWKKLLSYSLNPKFVGIDAEFSETRNSEVYVLNLRNSKNIIYMGNKKIEFAPFELKKL, encoded by the coding sequence AGCATATTCAGCTAATGAAAAAATATGGAGTTGAATGGGTACGTATAGGTGAATTCGCATGGAGCGTTGTTGAACCAAAGGAAGGGGCATACGATTTTTCTGTGCTCGATAAGGCAATTTCAAAGTTAAAAGAAAATGGCATAAGGATAATACTTGGAACGCCAACAGCAACACCTCCTGCGTGGCTTATAAGAAAATATCCAGAAATTTTACCAGTTGATTATAAAGGTCAACTTAGAGAGTTTGGAAGTCGTAGGCATTACTCTACAAATTCTAAGGTTTATCGTGAATACGCAATGAGAATCACAGAAGAGTATGCTAAAAGATATGGGAAAGAAATTGATATTTGGCAGATTGATAACGAGTTTGGTTGTCATTCAACAACTTATTCTTTCAATGAAGATGATAGAAGAGCATTCATACAATGGCTTAAAGATAAGTACAAAACTTTGGACAATCTGAACAAATCTTGGGGTACTGTGTTTTGGAGTCAGGTTTATAGCGATTGGGAACAAATTGTATTTCCAATAAATACTCCTACATTTGAAAACCCCCACCAAATGCTTGATATATATAGGTTTATGTCTGATAGCTCAATTGATTTTATGAATCTGCAAATAAGTATTATCAGAAAATACTCAGATAAACCTATCACACATAATTTTATGGTTGATTTCATGGATATAGATTACAGAAAAATGTCGAAAATTTTAGATTTTGTATCTTGGGATAATTATATTGCAACAGTTGATTACGACCCTTTGAGACAATCAGCCAATCACACGTTAATGCGATCTTTGAAAAAGGCACCGTTTTTGGTAATTGAACAACAACCGGGCCGTGTGAATTGGAGGGAAGTAAACGAAAATTATGGAGCAGAATATTTGGGAATGTGGATAAAGCAAGGTTTTCTCAATGGTGCTTTTGGTGTTATGCCGTTTAGGTTTGATCAGATAAGGTTTGGAGCTGAACAATATCACGGAGGGCTCGTTGATTACGCTGGTAGAAAGACGAAAAGACTGGAGGAATTTAACAGAGTTAAATCAGAAACTCTCGGTGTTTTGGAGCCTAAGAGAGAGGTTGCCGTTTATTTTAGTTATGAAAATGAATGGATCCACAGGATAAATCACGTCAATAGAAAGTTTAGGTATTGGGATAGTGTGGTCGAGATATTCAAATCCATAAGAAAGCTGGGTTATAATGTTGACTTTGTTTTCGATGACGATGATATCCAGGACTACAAAGTTTTAATAGTTCCCTACGCCTTCAAAATCAGTAATGTTTTTGTTGAGAAGATAAAGAAATTCAAAGGAATGGTCTACATAACTTGTATGTCAGGTTTGAAAGACGAGCAAAATTGGATAGTTGAAAGAACTCCACAAGGCCTCATAGAAGAAGTGGGTATAGAAGTAATGGACTTTGGAGCTGTCAATAAATGTAGTGGATTTATATTTAATCAGAAAATCGAAGTAGGATACTGGAAAGATGAAATTGAAGTCTTTGATGCAAATGTAATTGGGATCTTCGAGGACGGTTCACCGTTGGTTACAGAAAAACATGGAAGATTTTACATAACAGGTGTTCTAGATGAAGACGGCTGGAAGAAGCTTCTTTCCTATTCCTTAAATCCAAAGTTTGTTGGCATAGACGCTGAGTTTTCTGAAACGAGAAATTCGGAAGTTTACGTGTTAAACTTGAGAAATTCAAAAAACATAATTTATATGGGCAACAAGAAAATCGAATTTGCACCATTCGAATTAAAAAAATTGTGA